Proteins encoded by one window of Phycisphaerae bacterium:
- the ccsA gene encoding cytochrome c biogenesis protein CcsA, with protein MRIRPIDWMVVLGIGGLVGWSYIDRPAPRPEDRPSAFAQAVDLAPLYRAAVQADGRVRSFESHAKTYMGYVSGPREIHGQPDGYTYLDMLLRPERYDNTDTIYVKNKLVREQIANVLDEASRDEVAMGAEPVVSEDWVARFMKRGLISPALLQRPDVDGLLQHLGQDLIKTSKEVDAIHSALTVSDARFLADRLRLIPTPTGETDRPWIPITDVAGPAGAPRDATHMGMERSRPIEGLDPKVQESLAQSWDALVTAWRAEDAGAVNTQIAKLATVLPSISPHLYPSPGRLSMESWYFRNKSMTWVWLLYLASVVPLLMATIYQWDRARTVGMVLFVIAFAAHTASVIIRWYISGRWPNANMFEAVTTAAWFGGVGALIIEALVRRTPFRNLFALGSAVMSMAALMAAYFIPTGLDSTINNKMPALNDVWLYIHTNVIIWSYAIIGLACVPALLYLRNRWCSLWDQGLVPKGRLLLLPVAVAALHATGLPLLMNLLGAPSWEMKAQTAMFVGAGFWASLMFIVLELAGARGRRLAGTKVERSAVGGAAALILGTGERRSAFLHRERPSTGEVYDGATMVLVELSFVMLWAGLVMGAIWADHSWGRPWGWDPKEVFALNTFIIFLILIHVRLKVRDKGFWTAVLAILGFEVMMFNWIAVNFVITGLHSYA; from the coding sequence ATGAGAATTCGACCCATTGACTGGATGGTGGTTCTGGGAATCGGCGGGCTGGTGGGCTGGAGTTACATTGACCGCCCCGCACCGCGCCCCGAGGATCGACCCTCGGCGTTCGCACAGGCGGTGGACCTTGCGCCGCTGTATCGCGCCGCAGTTCAAGCCGACGGACGCGTCCGATCGTTCGAATCACACGCGAAGACGTACATGGGCTACGTGAGCGGTCCGCGAGAGATCCACGGGCAGCCGGATGGCTATACCTACCTGGATATGCTGCTCCGCCCCGAGCGGTACGACAACACGGATACGATCTACGTCAAGAACAAGCTCGTGCGGGAGCAGATTGCCAACGTTCTGGATGAGGCCTCGCGCGACGAGGTGGCGATGGGCGCCGAACCCGTGGTATCCGAGGATTGGGTTGCTCGATTCATGAAGCGCGGGTTGATCTCGCCGGCACTCCTCCAGCGCCCCGACGTGGACGGATTGCTCCAGCATCTCGGCCAGGACCTGATCAAGACGTCCAAGGAGGTGGACGCCATTCACTCGGCGCTCACGGTTTCAGATGCCCGTTTCCTGGCCGATCGGCTGCGACTCATCCCGACACCGACGGGCGAGACCGACCGGCCTTGGATTCCTATCACGGATGTCGCTGGTCCGGCAGGAGCTCCGCGGGACGCCACGCACATGGGAATGGAGCGATCCCGGCCGATCGAAGGGCTCGATCCGAAGGTGCAGGAGTCTCTGGCCCAGTCGTGGGACGCGCTCGTCACCGCCTGGCGTGCGGAGGATGCTGGTGCGGTCAACACGCAGATCGCCAAGCTGGCGACCGTCCTGCCGAGCATCTCGCCGCATCTCTATCCTTCACCGGGACGCCTCTCCATGGAGAGCTGGTATTTCCGCAACAAGAGCATGACATGGGTCTGGCTCCTCTATTTGGCGAGTGTGGTGCCCCTGCTGATGGCCACGATCTATCAGTGGGATCGGGCGCGGACAGTGGGGATGGTGCTGTTCGTGATCGCGTTCGCGGCGCACACAGCCTCGGTGATTATTCGTTGGTACATCTCCGGGCGCTGGCCGAACGCGAACATGTTCGAGGCGGTCACGACGGCCGCGTGGTTCGGTGGCGTCGGAGCGCTGATTATTGAAGCACTCGTCCGTCGGACACCCTTCCGTAATCTTTTCGCGCTGGGATCAGCGGTGATGTCCATGGCCGCGCTGATGGCGGCGTACTTCATCCCGACGGGACTCGATTCCACGATCAACAACAAGATGCCGGCGCTCAACGATGTCTGGCTGTACATTCACACCAACGTCATCATCTGGAGCTATGCAATCATCGGACTGGCCTGCGTGCCGGCGTTGCTCTACCTGCGTAATCGCTGGTGTTCACTTTGGGATCAAGGCCTGGTTCCCAAGGGACGGCTGCTGCTGCTTCCGGTGGCCGTGGCGGCGCTGCACGCCACAGGGCTGCCGCTGCTCATGAATCTGCTCGGGGCACCGTCCTGGGAGATGAAGGCGCAGACGGCCATGTTCGTCGGAGCGGGATTCTGGGCATCGCTGATGTTCATCGTGCTGGAACTGGCCGGTGCTCGTGGCCGGCGACTCGCCGGGACCAAGGTGGAGCGGTCGGCGGTGGGTGGAGCGGCGGCGCTGATCCTGGGAACGGGCGAACGGCGTTCCGCGTTTCTTCACCGCGAGCGACCATCCACCGGCGAGGTCTACGATGGCGCGACGATGGTTCTGGTGGAGCTTTCGTTCGTCATGCTCTGGGCGGGGTTGGTGATGGGCGCCATCTGGGCGGACCATTCGTGGGGTCGGCCGTGGGGCTGGGATCCGAAGGAGGTCTTCGCCCTCAATACGTTCATCATATTCCTCATCCTCATCCACGTTCGCCTGAAGGTGCGCGACAAGGGCTTCTGGACGGCGGTGCTGGCCATCCTGGGATTCGAGGTGATGATGTTCAATTGGATTGCGGTCAACTTCGTCATCACGGGGCTGCACAGCTACGCATAG
- a CDS encoding CofH family radical SAM protein, producing the protein MIQSAATDMAGHDFIELRRKVEAGDWLTFEEGLALYESPDIHALGELANLVRERLHGRRAFYNVNLHVNYTNYCVLRCKFCSFYRPYPKVGHPVSPEVAASHDGPQHSGPSLSLLEDGGAPSGAPFRPDGYELTVEEVVARAKDAYARGATEVHIVGGLHPKLPFSYYTDLCAAIRQACPHMHIKAFTAIEIIHFTRIAKPRLGIAEVLTKLREAGLGSLPGGGAEIFDDRVHEEAFKTKVGESEWFDVHRAAHELGIFTNATMLYGHVETPAERVRHLIKLREHQADSVRKRAARFNCVIPLSFIPDESELAHLPGPSGLEDLRTLALARLMCPNIDHIKAFWIMQSPKLAQVSLGWGVDDIDGTVVYYDITKREGDGGTHQELTVDKLRRLIAEAGCEAFERDTLYRRVLRNDRSWTVEGEDWQVPFQRGGPQEVTADRA; encoded by the coding sequence ATGATTCAGTCAGCCGCGACGGACATGGCAGGCCACGACTTCATCGAGCTCCGCCGCAAGGTCGAGGCCGGCGATTGGCTTACGTTCGAAGAGGGTCTGGCGCTTTACGAATCGCCCGACATTCACGCACTGGGCGAACTGGCCAACCTTGTGCGCGAGCGGCTCCACGGCCGGCGGGCGTTCTACAACGTCAACCTTCACGTCAACTACACCAATTACTGCGTGCTGCGTTGCAAGTTCTGCTCGTTTTACCGGCCTTATCCGAAAGTGGGACATCCCGTCTCGCCCGAAGTGGCCGCTTCCCACGATGGACCACAACATTCCGGCCCATCGCTCTCGCTGCTTGAGGATGGTGGCGCACCATCAGGAGCCCCGTTCCGCCCGGACGGCTATGAACTGACCGTGGAGGAAGTCGTCGCGCGAGCGAAAGATGCTTACGCGCGAGGAGCGACGGAAGTACACATTGTCGGCGGACTTCATCCGAAACTTCCGTTCTCCTATTACACGGACCTTTGTGCGGCAATCCGCCAAGCATGCCCGCACATGCACATCAAGGCGTTTACTGCCATCGAGATCATACACTTCACGCGCATCGCCAAGCCGCGACTGGGCATCGCCGAAGTGCTCACGAAGCTGCGCGAGGCGGGTCTCGGCAGCCTTCCGGGTGGTGGCGCGGAGATCTTCGACGACCGGGTTCACGAAGAGGCCTTCAAGACCAAGGTGGGCGAGTCCGAGTGGTTTGACGTGCATCGTGCCGCTCATGAATTGGGGATATTCACCAATGCGACGATGCTCTATGGGCACGTGGAAACGCCCGCGGAGCGTGTGCGGCATTTGATCAAGCTCCGCGAACATCAGGCAGATAGTGTCCGCAAGCGAGCAGCCCGGTTCAACTGCGTGATTCCCCTTTCCTTCATCCCCGACGAAAGCGAACTCGCTCACCTGCCGGGTCCGAGCGGGCTTGAGGATCTCAGGACGCTGGCGCTCGCCCGGCTGATGTGCCCGAACATCGACCACATTAAGGCGTTCTGGATCATGCAGTCGCCTAAACTCGCTCAGGTTTCACTCGGCTGGGGCGTGGACGACATCGACGGGACCGTGGTGTATTACGATATTACCAAGCGCGAAGGCGACGGTGGAACGCACCAGGAGCTCACCGTAGACAAGCTCCGCCGGCTGATTGCCGAAGCCGGTTGCGAGGCGTTCGAACGCGACACGCTCTACCGTCGCGTCCTTCGAAACGACCGCTCGTGGACTGTTGAGGGTGAGGACTGGCAGGTGCCCTTTCAACGCGGCGGCCCGCAAGAGGTCACCGCCGACAGGGCGTGA
- a CDS encoding HlyD family efflux transporter periplasmic adaptor subunit produces the protein MNPTAPATQPSLAAQLAQVRVGLREDLDVSRHLFRGKPSYIVRDPVTFQCQQFDPGDYHILTAIDHSRTLGETFDDLVVRGRARRDDEDRFFQFVMDLHRLGFLRLPVSDHKSLYRRHLSKEQAKRRRAWTSFLYTQIPVLNPDAFLNRTIRFARPLFSWPAFILWAVLLGTAIFVAIHNRQSLAQPLEGMLATRNLALMWLTLVVLKVFHEFGHAFACKHFGGHVPEMGVSLIMMTPCAYVDATSSWGFSRRRDRLVVALAGMYIETAIAALAVFVWALTDPSLLHSAAYNVMFLAGSVTVLFNINPLMRFDGYYIMSDLVEVPNLRARSAQYIAACMKKWFLGIESERVIEGRRLRGILFGFGVASFLYRLSLLLAISAVLATKFFIVGVSLAVFYVGRTVATAVAKIIQYLWQAEETAHVRVRAVALGLLLVVGFPAGFLWIPLPARVRAAGVIGQERESVLRAPADVFVEAIAARNDETVHEGAPLLKLRDENLELAVAAAQADVREAEILADAFRLAEPHRAEQEAQRADAARRELERAKERLTQLEVAAPHEGVVIQTLKPEDIGRFLPRGEVLATVADGPWQIRAVLSEEEFTAAGPAIGKRVLVRTTARPDTLLHGEIERIAPMAHRAVPSAALTQLAGGDIHVDPATGVTNRPYFEVVVRLDDPPAGLLRHGMGARVLLHGAPEPFAVQAFRRLHRFLNKLLQE, from the coding sequence ATGAACCCGACAGCCCCCGCCACCCAGCCTTCACTCGCCGCGCAGCTCGCCCAGGTGCGAGTCGGATTGCGTGAGGATCTCGACGTCAGCCGTCATCTCTTTCGCGGAAAGCCGTCGTACATCGTTCGCGATCCGGTCACGTTCCAGTGCCAGCAATTCGATCCGGGCGACTACCACATCCTGACGGCGATCGATCATTCGCGGACCCTGGGGGAGACGTTCGACGACCTTGTGGTCCGGGGCAGGGCCCGGCGCGACGATGAGGACCGTTTCTTCCAGTTTGTAATGGATTTGCACCGACTCGGGTTTCTGCGCCTCCCGGTATCGGACCACAAGTCACTTTATCGCCGACACCTTTCCAAGGAGCAGGCAAAGCGACGCCGGGCCTGGACGAGTTTCCTGTACACTCAAATTCCGGTTCTTAACCCGGATGCCTTCCTGAACCGCACCATCCGCTTCGCTCGCCCACTGTTTTCCTGGCCGGCGTTCATCCTGTGGGCCGTGCTGCTGGGAACGGCAATCTTCGTCGCCATTCACAATCGGCAGTCGCTCGCTCAGCCCCTGGAGGGCATGCTCGCGACGCGCAACCTGGCACTCATGTGGCTCACGCTCGTGGTGTTGAAGGTGTTCCACGAATTCGGCCACGCATTCGCGTGCAAGCACTTCGGCGGCCACGTTCCGGAAATGGGCGTCTCCCTCATCATGATGACGCCGTGCGCCTACGTTGATGCCACGTCCTCATGGGGATTCTCCCGGAGGCGAGATCGCCTCGTTGTCGCGCTGGCGGGCATGTACATCGAGACGGCCATCGCGGCGCTGGCGGTATTCGTATGGGCGTTGACGGACCCCTCGTTGTTGCACAGCGCGGCCTACAACGTCATGTTCCTGGCTGGGTCCGTAACGGTGCTCTTCAACATCAATCCACTCATGCGCTTCGACGGCTACTACATCATGAGTGACCTCGTTGAAGTGCCAAATCTGCGGGCAAGATCGGCACAGTACATCGCCGCCTGCATGAAGAAGTGGTTCCTGGGCATCGAATCGGAGCGTGTGATCGAAGGCCGGCGCCTGCGGGGGATTCTCTTCGGATTCGGGGTGGCCAGTTTTCTCTATCGACTCTCGCTGTTGCTGGCAATATCGGCGGTGCTCGCCACGAAGTTCTTCATCGTCGGCGTGTCGCTGGCGGTATTTTATGTCGGCCGCACCGTGGCGACGGCGGTAGCCAAAATCATCCAGTATCTCTGGCAGGCGGAGGAAACGGCGCATGTCAGGGTTCGGGCCGTGGCTTTGGGACTACTGCTCGTCGTGGGGTTTCCGGCGGGATTCCTCTGGATTCCGCTTCCTGCCCGGGTCCGTGCGGCCGGAGTTATTGGACAGGAGCGGGAGAGCGTGCTGCGCGCCCCGGCCGATGTGTTTGTTGAGGCCATTGCTGCGCGAAATGACGAAACCGTTCATGAAGGCGCGCCTCTGCTGAAGCTACGCGACGAGAATCTGGAACTTGCCGTTGCCGCCGCGCAAGCCGACGTACGCGAGGCGGAGATTCTTGCCGACGCATTTCGACTGGCGGAGCCGCATCGCGCCGAACAGGAAGCGCAGCGTGCCGACGCCGCTCGCCGCGAACTGGAGCGCGCAAAGGAGCGACTGACGCAACTCGAAGTCGCTGCGCCGCACGAGGGCGTGGTCATCCAGACGCTCAAGCCGGAAGACATCGGGCGGTTTCTTCCGCGTGGCGAAGTACTGGCCACCGTGGCCGACGGACCGTGGCAGATCCGCGCGGTCCTGTCGGAGGAGGAATTCACCGCGGCCGGGCCGGCAATCGGCAAGCGGGTTCTCGTCCGCACCACGGCGCGGCCCGATACGTTGCTTCACGGCGAGATCGAGCGTATCGCGCCGATGGCCCACCGGGCCGTTCCCAGTGCGGCTCTGACTCAACTCGCCGGAGGTGACATCCACGTGGATCCCGCGACGGGAGTAACCAATCGACCCTATTTCGAAGTGGTCGTTCGGCTCGATGATCCTCCGGCCGGTTTGCTTCGCCACGGGATGGGGGCCCGCGTGCTTCTCCACGGTGCGCCGGAGCCCTTCGCCGTTCAGGCCTTCCGCCGGCTGCACCGCTTCCTCAACAAACTCCTGCAGGAATAG
- a CDS encoding HlyD family efflux transporter periplasmic adaptor subunit → MTHPDTARRDNAQTAGRAASRGDVYADIVRIARTGTSQAQFLRAAFRLIAQHFASPYAALHVRYASEVIQDDWHTGPTDPGFWKPSLQQFLTESLSEPLSRARLLQARTGSAKVAFLSAPVFDPSGPAIGAVSLVVAPVEPDQVDARLALLECLTRLTSFSVEYLGNAESRSDVTGRSAASSRDPAGAKALSRAASFQDHEELAFAIVNDLCNRMGCEQVALGLVDGPRVHPVAISGLDTVRSQSPGVVAIRGAMEECLDAGTTIVEQSGQSWNGSESSGSYRLHHQWRAHVQGDAVASIPLKDGDRVVAVLSLRRRADHPLRQELVEEIRSRVEPFAVSMLVLKRAGRGLVRHALDVLREGAVSLTRPDGMRRRALVAAAVFGFLFFCFGSINYRPTVQGVLAPADVRHVAAPFDGVLASVHAVEGDHVRAGDPLVVFEQRELITRRDELQAELAVVNLQIDQARAADTPVEMQLARAKQALIEARLRVLEEHLTQATVRAPIDGTVVSGDLRRFVGGVVPRGQALFDIAPPGHWRLELALPDHVSVDLETGLSGTFAPAARPDHLRAFHIDRVLASAQVRGGRNVFVAEADIHAEEGWLRPGMEGVARVDMGKRRIWWVALHRAIDWIRLNVWP, encoded by the coding sequence GTGACGCATCCTGACACTGCCCGACGCGATAATGCGCAGACTGCCGGCCGCGCTGCAAGCCGCGGCGACGTCTACGCGGATATCGTGCGCATCGCCCGCACGGGCACGTCGCAGGCGCAGTTTCTCAGGGCCGCCTTTCGGCTTATCGCCCAGCATTTCGCCAGTCCCTATGCGGCGCTCCATGTGCGTTATGCTTCCGAGGTGATCCAGGACGATTGGCACACGGGCCCGACCGATCCCGGCTTCTGGAAACCGTCACTTCAACAGTTCCTGACCGAATCCCTCTCCGAGCCGCTTTCCCGAGCCAGGTTGCTCCAGGCTCGGACCGGCTCAGCCAAGGTCGCTTTTCTCAGTGCGCCGGTGTTTGACCCATCAGGACCGGCGATCGGCGCGGTTTCCCTGGTGGTTGCGCCGGTGGAACCCGATCAAGTCGATGCCCGGCTGGCCCTGCTCGAATGTCTGACGCGACTGACGTCTTTCAGCGTGGAATATCTGGGCAACGCCGAATCGCGATCGGATGTAACCGGTCGCAGCGCCGCATCGTCACGCGATCCCGCCGGTGCCAAGGCGCTGTCGCGCGCCGCCTCGTTCCAAGACCACGAGGAACTGGCTTTTGCCATCGTCAACGATCTTTGCAATCGCATGGGATGCGAGCAAGTTGCATTGGGATTGGTCGACGGACCGCGCGTTCACCCGGTCGCCATTTCCGGGCTCGACACCGTGCGCTCGCAGAGCCCCGGCGTCGTTGCCATACGCGGGGCAATGGAGGAGTGCCTGGACGCGGGCACCACGATCGTGGAGCAGTCGGGCCAGAGCTGGAACGGGTCCGAATCCAGTGGATCCTATCGCCTTCACCACCAATGGAGAGCGCACGTGCAGGGCGATGCGGTTGCATCGATCCCGCTCAAGGACGGCGATCGTGTCGTGGCTGTGCTCAGTCTGCGACGCCGCGCCGACCATCCGTTGCGACAGGAACTCGTTGAGGAAATTCGTTCGCGCGTGGAACCCTTCGCCGTATCCATGCTCGTCTTGAAGCGGGCAGGCCGGGGCCTTGTGCGACATGCGCTGGATGTCCTCCGGGAAGGCGCCGTTTCCCTGACTCGTCCCGACGGTATGCGCCGGCGTGCTCTGGTAGCCGCCGCGGTCTTCGGATTCCTCTTCTTCTGTTTCGGCTCGATCAACTATCGTCCGACCGTGCAGGGTGTTCTTGCGCCCGCGGACGTGCGGCATGTTGCCGCGCCGTTCGACGGTGTTCTCGCTTCCGTTCACGCCGTCGAGGGCGATCACGTTCGGGCTGGCGATCCGCTTGTCGTATTCGAACAGCGCGAACTGATCACCCGTCGCGACGAGCTTCAAGCAGAGTTGGCCGTGGTCAATCTCCAGATCGATCAGGCCCGGGCGGCGGATACGCCGGTCGAAATGCAACTGGCCCGGGCCAAGCAAGCACTCATTGAAGCAAGGTTGAGGGTGCTCGAGGAGCATCTGACGCAGGCGACGGTGCGGGCGCCGATCGACGGAACCGTCGTCTCCGGAGATTTGCGCCGTTTCGTGGGGGGCGTTGTCCCGCGCGGACAGGCCCTGTTCGACATCGCCCCGCCCGGACATTGGCGTCTGGAGCTCGCCCTTCCCGATCACGTGAGCGTGGATCTTGAGACGGGATTGAGCGGCACGTTTGCGCCGGCCGCGCGACCGGACCATCTGCGGGCATTTCATATTGACCGCGTGCTCGCTTCGGCCCAGGTTCGCGGTGGCCGCAATGTGTTCGTTGCCGAAGCAGATATTCACGCCGAGGAGGGCTGGCTCCGACCGGGCATGGAGGGTGTTGCTCGAGTGGACATGGGCAAGCGCCGAATCTGGTGGGTGGCACTGCATCGCGCGATCGACTGGATTCGTCTGAACGTCTGGCCATGA
- a CDS encoding PilZ domain-containing protein yields MIFDEVEPQGNALNADEAFGLLQELGRNTTEEIRRQRAHFRISVKAGVVLQSGNASESLSMKVRGVTGDVSEGGFSGLFPVPPRVGDIYRLQFDREKLDLPLTFARCVRCRLVREDAFEAGFAFFKNICLPDRMMQTGAGAQVLDL; encoded by the coding sequence ATGATCTTCGACGAAGTCGAACCACAGGGCAACGCGCTCAACGCGGACGAGGCATTCGGTCTGCTTCAGGAACTGGGCCGGAATACGACGGAGGAAATCCGTCGCCAGCGCGCCCATTTCCGTATCAGCGTGAAGGCGGGCGTCGTGCTCCAGTCGGGAAACGCCAGCGAGTCGCTGTCCATGAAAGTCCGCGGCGTGACCGGTGACGTTTCCGAGGGTGGGTTCAGCGGGCTGTTCCCCGTGCCACCGCGCGTCGGTGATATTTACCGTCTCCAGTTCGACCGCGAGAAGCTCGATCTCCCACTCACCTTTGCCCGCTGCGTACGTTGTCGCCTCGTACGCGAGGATGCATTCGAGGCCGGATTCGCGTTCTTCAAGAACATCTGCCTGCCGGATCGCATGATGCAAACCGGAGCCGGCGCGCAAGTCCTGGACCTGTAG